From Gemmatimonadaceae bacterium:
CAGCTCGTACTCACCCGCAGTGCCATCGTGCTCGAAGCCGGCAAGGAGTATCTCGTCGAATCGCGCCTGCTGCCGCTGGCCAAGGTGCATGGCTTCAATACGCTCGATGATTTCATCGACGCCATGGCGGCCAACAGCTTCGGTACGATGCATCGGCAGACGGTGGAGGCGATGACCACCAACGAGACGAGCTTCTTCCGCGACATCCATCCGTTCGATGCGCTGCGCAAGCACATCCTGCCGGAGCTCATCGCGAAGAAGGCGCTCACCCGACAGCTCAACATCTGGTGTGCCGCGGCGAGCACGGGGCAGGAGCCGTACTCCATGGTGATGCTCCTCAAGGAGCACTTCCCGGAGCTCGCCACGTGGAAGGTGTCATTCCTCGCCACCGACCTGTCGAATGCCGTGCTCGCGAAAGCGCGCAGCGGCCGGTATGGTCAGCTCGAGGTCAACCGCGGGCTGCCGGCGCCGCTCCTCGTGAAGTACTTCACGAAGGATGGCACCGAGTGGATCATCCGCGAGGAGCTGCGCAATCAGATCGACTTCCGCGAACTCAACCTCATCGAAGCGTGGCCCACCATGATGCCACTCGACTTGGTGATGATCCGGAATGTGCTGATCTACTTCGATATTCCGACCAAGAAGAAGATCCTCACCAACATTCGACAGCGGCTCGCGCCGCACGGATATCTCATGCTGGGCGGTGCCGAAACGACCATGGGACTCGACGATCAGTACGAGCGCGTGCAGATCGACAAGGGGATCGCCTACCGTCAGGTGAGCGCCGCCGGCACCGCCGGGAGGGCCTATGCAGCAGCTTGATGCCGCCATCGATGGCATCGTCGCCTCGGTCTGGGAGAGCATGCTTGGCATGGTCGTCGAGCCCGACGACACCATCCAACCGCTGGGCCACGACCCGGTGAGTGAACACACGTACGCCGGCGTCGTGCAGATTGGCGGCGCGTGGGATGGCGCCGTGGCCGTGCAGTGCTCCGACCGCATGGCGCGCCACGCCGCGCAGCACATGTTCTCGCTTGAGCATGGCGATGTCAGCGTGGCCGACTTGCAGGATGCCCTCGGCGAACTGACCAACATGACCGGCGGCAACATCAAGGCCCTGCTCCCCGAGCCGTGCCGCCTGGGGCTGCCGGTGGTGGTGGAAGGCGCGGACTATCGCCTGCGACTTCCTGGGGCCTCGGTGGTGCGCCGCGCCACCTATCGCGCCGACGGCGAACTGGTCGTCGTTACGATGCTGGAGCGGACGACGTAGACGGCACCGCGAAGCCGAAGTCGGGGAAGACGTTCACTTCGATCCAGCGCCGGAAGAACGGATCGTCGAAACGGTACGCCCCCTCGGCGTCGCGCAGCACCAGCTCCGCGTCGATCAGCTGGGTCACGATGCGCGCCATCGTGCTCTTGGGCTTGAGCGGCCACCGGCGCAGCGTGTCGGTGCCGGTGGGTTCCACGTGCGGGTCGTGCGCCATGAGCACCAGCAGCGTGCGATGCGCGTCGCTCTCGAGCCGCTCCCACGCGCGCAGATAGAGCGCACTCTGCTCGGTGACCAGCACACCAAGCGCGGTGGCCACATCATCGGCCGTGGCCGCCGTGTCGTCGGGGAGCACATCCCACAACACGCGCGCCAGCTGCACCACGTCGCGCGTACGCGGCCCGGCGACCTGCACCACGTGCCGGGCCACGGCATCCGGGATCACCACGCCGCTCGCGGCGGCGCGCTCGGTGATCCACGGCGCGAACAGGTCGACCGGAATCGGCTGCAGATCGAGAATCTCCGCCACCTTCCAGAGCCCGGCCTTTTTGGCGTCGAGCATCTGCTCGATCAGGCTCTTCTCCGACCCCGCGAGCACGTAGCTGATGCGCCGGTGCGACTCGAGCGTGCCCTTGAGCAGCCAGTCGATCTCAGGGTCCCACCGCGCGAGGCGCTGAAATTCGTCGAGCGCGAGCCCCAGCGTTTCGCCGCGCTCGCGCAGCTCCTCCTCCACCGCGTTGAGCGCGTCGGCAAAGACCTGCCCCGGCCGCACCGCCGCGGCCGCGGCCTGCAGCGGCGGGAGCACACTGAACGACACACTCGGCGCTCCCGTGACCGGATCCGCCGTGGTCGTGATCGATACCTGCGCATTGCGCATGCGCTGAATCAGGCGCACCGCCGTATCCGTCCACCGGCGCCCAAGCTCGCGATGCACCGCGTCCAGCACGCGCTGCGCCGCCGCTTCCATGGATGTGACCTTCGCCAGATCCACCAGCGCGACGTTCTCGCCATTGGCGCGCGCCGCGGCCGCCGCCGCCAGAATCGCCGAGGTCTTCCCCTGCCGCCGGTCGCCATAGACCACCAGCCGCGACGCCGGATCCGTCAGCGCCACCACGATCCGCCGCAGCTCCGCCACGCGGTCCGCGAAGTGCCCGCCCTCCGCCGGAAATCCGATGATGAAGGGATTGGTCTGAAGGGAATTCATAGTCCCATAATCTGGGACCCACAGGAAAAACTCACAATAGGGGACTACAAAATCCCAAGGAATGGGTCCCAAAACCCAACAACCCCAAACCCCACCCCAGAGTACGGCATTTCCAACCCGGCAATCCCTGCCGCCTCTCAAGGTGTGAGGCCGTTTCCTCCCCCTAACCCCTCCCCTCTGACTTCTGATAAACCCAACCCAGTAAACCACTTAGCCATCACGGAAGGCGCCGAAGCCAGTTGGCACCTCTCCTGCTTTATCCGTGCTCGGCAATTCCACCCCAGACCGACCTATGTCCCATCAACTCGTCATCGACCTCAGCCGCGACGCGATCCTGACCGCTCTTATGGTCGCCGCGCCGCTGCTGCTCATCGCCATGGGCGTCGGGCTGGTCGTGTCCATCATCCAGTCGGTCACGCAGATCCAGGAGCAGACGCTCTCGTTCGTCCCCAAGCTCGTCCTGGTGGGCGGCGCCTTCATCGTCGGGCTCCCCTGGCTCATCCAGATCCTGATGAAGTTCACCACCCAGATCATTCGCGGTATTCCCGCGATGGTCGGTTGATCGGATCCGGACGCCCGTCGTGAACGGCATCCTGAGCGGCTTCCCCGACTTCTTCGCCCCCGGCGTCGCCACGGCCACCGTGCTCGTGGCGCTGCGCGTGGGCGGGCTGCTGCTCGTCGCGCCCGCGTGGTCGTCCAAGCAGGTCCCGATGCGCCTGCGCACCGCGCTGCTGGTGCTCTTCGCGGTGCTGCTGTTGCCGACCGGGATGGCCAGCGCCAATCAGGTCGGTCTCGCCATCACCCCCGCGAGCTTCCTCACCGAAACGGCGCTTGGCATGGCCTTCGGCCTCGCGGCGGCGCTCACGATCGCCGGCGCCGAGTTCGCCGGTGAACTCATGACCACCACGATCGGCCTCTCGGGCGCCGCGATCTTCGATCCGGTCAACAACACCCAGGGCTCGATCCTCGCCGCCTTCATGCAGGTGCTCTCGCTCGTGATTCTCATGAGCACCGGCGGCCACCTCCTGATGCTCCAGGCCGTCGGCCAGAGCTTCTCCATCTTCCCGCTCGGCGCGCCGATTCACATCGGCGCCGGGCTCTTCGCACTCGTGAAGAGTGCGAGCACCATCTTCGCGACCGGCGTGCAGTTCGCCTCGCCGGTCATCGCGGCCATCCTGCTCGCCAACATCGCCCTGTCGATCCTTGGTCGCGCGGCGCCGCAGCTGGAGATCATGAGCATCGCCTTCCCGCTGCAGATCGGGATCGGCCTGCTCACGCTGGCCGGTTCGCTCGGCCTGCTTGTGCGCGCGCTCGGCGACTGGGCGCCCGCGTATCAGCAGCACCTCGACAGTTTTGCGCGGGCGGCCCAGGTGGCCCCCGCGCCGGCGGGGAGGCGCTGACGAGCCATGGCAGAAAACGAATCCGGCGAAAAGACCGAAGACCCATCCGGTAAACGCCTCGAAGAAGCCCGCGAGAAAGGCCAGATCGCCAAGAGCGCCGAGTTCAACACCGCGGCGTTCCTGCTCGGCTTTCTCATGGTGATGTCGTTCGCCGGCCAGGCGCTGTGGGACTTCCTCCTGGCCACCATGGGGCAGCTCCTCGCGACCTCGGGCGACGGTTCACACGAAGGCGTATCGATGATCACGTGGCTCCAGGCCCTGTCCACCCGCACCATCATCGCGATGGTCGGGATGATGGGGGCGATGGCCGTGATCGCCATTGGCGTGCAGGCGCTCCAGACGGGTGGCCTGCTCACCGCCAAGCCGCTCGCGCCCAAGTTCGAGCGCCTCAATCCGATGAACAACCTCGGGCGCATGTTCAGCACGCAGTCCATCGCCGAGCTGTTCAAGGCGCTCGCCAAGATGGGCATCGTGAGCTGGGCCGTGTACGCGACGTTGAGCAACGCGTGGCCCGACATTCAGGCGCTCGTGCTCGACGCGAGCCCGATGGCGCTGATGTCACTCGTGGAACGCTACGGCATGGCGCTCATGAAGAACGCCGGGCTGATGTTCCTCGTCCTCGCGGCCGCCGACTACGGATTCCAGAAGTGGAAGACCTTCGAAGACCTCAAGATGACCAAGCAGGAGGTCAAGGAAGAGGCGAAGGCGTCGGAAGGCAATCAGGAAATGAAGGGACGTCGCCGGCAGATCGCGCGTGAGCGCATCCGTCGCGCGATGTTCGCCGCCGTGCCCAAGGCCGATGTCGTGATCGTCAACCCGACGCACATCGCCATTGCCATCAAGTACGACCCCAATGTCGCCCCCGCGCCGTACGTCGTCGCGCTGGGTGAACGCAAGATCGCGCAACGCATCAAGGAGCTCGCGTTTCAGCATGGTGTCCCCGTCATCGAGAACA
This genomic window contains:
- a CDS encoding chemotaxis protein CheX, encoding MQQLDAAIDGIVASVWESMLGMVVEPDDTIQPLGHDPVSEHTYAGVVQIGGAWDGAVAVQCSDRMARHAAQHMFSLEHGDVSVADLQDALGELTNMTGGNIKALLPEPCRLGLPVVVEGADYRLRLPGASVVRRATYRADGELVVVTMLERTT
- a CDS encoding protein-glutamate O-methyltransferase CheR; this encodes MTARTFEYVRQLVLTRSAIVLEAGKEYLVESRLLPLAKVHGFNTLDDFIDAMAANSFGTMHRQTVEAMTTNETSFFRDIHPFDALRKHILPELIAKKALTRQLNIWCAAASTGQEPYSMVMLLKEHFPELATWKVSFLATDLSNAVLAKARSGRYGQLEVNRGLPAPLLVKYFTKDGTEWIIREELRNQIDFRELNLIEAWPTMMPLDLVMIRNVLIYFDIPTKKKILTNIRQRLAPHGYLMLGGAETTMGLDDQYERVQIDKGIAYRQVSAAGTAGRAYAAA
- a CDS encoding EscU/YscU/HrcU family type III secretion system export apparatus switch protein; translated protein: MAENESGEKTEDPSGKRLEEAREKGQIAKSAEFNTAAFLLGFLMVMSFAGQALWDFLLATMGQLLATSGDGSHEGVSMITWLQALSTRTIIAMVGMMGAMAVIAIGVQALQTGGLLTAKPLAPKFERLNPMNNLGRMFSTQSIAELFKALAKMGIVSWAVYATLSNAWPDIQALVLDASPMALMSLVERYGMALMKNAGLMFLVLAAADYGFQKWKTFEDLKMTKQEVKEEAKASEGNQEMKGRRRQIARERIRRAMFAAVPKADVVIVNPTHIAIAIKYDPNVAPAPYVVALGERKIAQRIKELAFQHGVPVIENKPLARALIKVVKVGTMIPVEMYLAVAEVLAFVMRQRQKFGKAWRGTAEMAA
- a CDS encoding flagellar biosynthetic protein FliR gives rise to the protein MNGILSGFPDFFAPGVATATVLVALRVGGLLLVAPAWSSKQVPMRLRTALLVLFAVLLLPTGMASANQVGLAITPASFLTETALGMAFGLAAALTIAGAEFAGELMTTTIGLSGAAIFDPVNNTQGSILAAFMQVLSLVILMSTGGHLLMLQAVGQSFSIFPLGAPIHIGAGLFALVKSASTIFATGVQFASPVIAAILLANIALSILGRAAPQLEIMSIAFPLQIGIGLLTLAGSLGLLVRALGDWAPAYQQHLDSFARAAQVAPAPAGRR
- the fliQ gene encoding flagellar biosynthesis protein FliQ, producing MSHQLVIDLSRDAILTALMVAAPLLLIAMGVGLVVSIIQSVTQIQEQTLSFVPKLVLVGGAFIVGLPWLIQILMKFTTQIIRGIPAMVG